Genomic window (Streptomyces sp. NBC_01431):
TTCTTCGTCCTGGAGGCCCCCGCGGTCGTGCTCTCGACCGGCGGCATCGGCAAGTCCTTCAAGGTGACCTCCAACTCGTGGGAGTACACGGGCGACGGCCACGCGCTGGCGCTGCTCGCCGGGGCGCCGCTGCTGAACATGGAGTTCGTGCAGTTCCACCCCACCGGCATGGTCTGGCCGCCGTCGGTGAAGGGCATCCTGGTCACCGAGTCGGTGCGGGGCGACGGCGGGGTGCTCCGCAACTCCGAGGGCAAGCGCTTCATGTTCGACTACGTGCCGGACGTCTTCAAGGAGAAGTACGCGGAGTCCGAGGAGGAGGGCGACCGCTGGTACGAGGACCCGGACAACAACCGGCGTCCCCCCGAGCTGCTGCCCCGCGACGAGGTCGCCCGCGCCATCAACTCCGAGGTGAAGGCGGGTCGCGGCTCCCCGCACGGCGGTGTCTTCCTGGACGTGTCGACCCGGATGCCCGCCGAGGTGATCCGGCGCCGGCTTCCGTCCATGTACCACCAGTTCAAGGAGCTGGCGGACGTGGACATCACGGCCGAGGCGATGGAGGTCGGGCCCACCTGCCACTACGTGATGGGCGGCATCGCCGTCGACTCCGACTCCGCGGCAGCCCGCGGGGTGCCCGGTCTGTTCGCGGCGGGCGAGGTCGCGGGTGGCATGCACGGCTCCAACCGGCTCGGCGGCAACTCGCTGTCCGACCTGCTGGTGTTCGGCCGGCGGGCCGGGCTGCACGCCGCCCGGTACACGGCCTCGCTGGCCGCGCGCCCGGCCGTCGACGAGATCCAGATCGACACGGCGGCCGCCGAGGCCCTGCGGCCGTTCAGCGCCGAGGCCCCCGAGGACGGCTCCCCCGTCGAGAACCCGTACACCCTGCACCAGGAACTCCAGCAGACCATGAACGACCTGGTCGGCATCATCCGCCGCGAGGGCGAGATGCACGAGGCGCTGCGAAAGCTCGCCGAGCTGCGGGCGCGGGCCCGGCGGGCCGGGGTGGAGGGGCATCGCCAGTTCAACCCGGGCTGGCACCTCGCGCTCGACCTGCGCAACATGCTCCTGGTGAGCGAGTGCGTGGCGCGGGCCGCCCTTGAGCGCACCGAGAGCCGCGGCGGCCACACTCGCGAGGACTGGCCGGCGATGGACCGCGCCTGGCGCCGGGTGAACCTGCTGTGCCAACTCGCCGACCCCACCGAGGGGTTGGCGCCCACCGAAGCGGTGCGCGGCCAGATCAGACTGGCCCGGGAAGAGACCCACCCCATCCGTGCCGACCTGCTCTCCCTCTTCGAGAAGGAGGAGCTGGTCAAGTACCTCGCCGAAGAGGAGCTGTACGAGTGAGTACGTACGATGCGAGCTTCCGGGTCTGGCGGGGCGACAGCGACGGCGGGGGGCTGACCGACTTCACGGTCGAGGTGAACGACGGCGAGGTGGTCCTGGACATCATCCACCGCCTCCAGGCGACCCAGGCGCCCGACCTCGCGGTCCGCTGGAACTGCAAGGCGGGCAAGTGCGGGTCGTGCAGCGCGGAGATCAACGGGCGGCCGCGGCTGATGTGCATGACGCGGATGTCGGTGTTCGCACGTCAGGAGACGATCACGGTAACTCCCTTGCGTGCGTTCCCCGTTGTGCGTGATCTCGTGACCGACGTGTCCTTCAACTACACCAAGGCGCGCGAGGTCCCGGCGTTCGTCCCGCCGAAGGGGGTGGCTCCTGGCGAGTACCGGATGCAGCAGATCGACGTGGAGCGCTCGCAGGAGTTCCGCAAGTGCATCGAGTGCTTCCTGTGCCAGGACACCTGCCATGTGGTGCGCGACCACGAGGAGAACAAGGCGGCCTTCGCGGGCCCGCGCTTCCTGATGCGGGTCGCGGAACTCGACATGCACCCGCTGGACGCTGCCGCCGAGGTGAACCTGGACCGCAAGAAGACCGCGCAGGACGAGCACGGCCTCGGTTACTGCAACATCACCAAGTGCTGTACGGAGGTGTGCCCCGAGCACATCAAGATCACCGACAATGCGCTGATCCCGCTGAAGGAGCGGGCGGTGGACCGCAAGTACGACCCGCTGGTGTGGCTGGGCGACCGGATCCGCCGACGGGAAACGTGATGGCGCGTCAGCTCCAACCCCTGCGGTAGGCCGCCCAGTCCTGGTCCCGCTCGGCGAAGTCGACGTACAGGGCGACGCCGAAGTTCTGGCGGTGGCGGTCGGTGCGGGCCAGGCCGAGGCGGGCGCCCCGCACGGCCGCCTCCACCGTCTCGGCGGAGCCGTGGTGGGACATGCTCTCGTCCTCGTAGAAGGGCAGCCCCATGAGCAAGTCGGTTTGTTTCGGGGTGACTTGGAGGGCGAGCGCGGTCTGGCGGGCCACGTAGCCGCCGTACAGGCTCTGTACCGGCATCGCCGTGTCGTACGACATCACGGCGATCTGGTCGACGCGGCGGGCCACCTGGCCGAAGTAGGCCTGCGACCACCACTTGCCGTGGCCGGTGAGGCTGTCGGCCGCCGAGTGCAGCGCGGGCAGCGGGTCTATCTGGTGCGCGGCCACCGAGAGCAGCGCGCCGCGCGGCTGGGTGAGCGCGTGCAGCGAGTCGAGCAGGGCCAGGTAGTCGCGGTCGCCCGAGGGCAGCGGCTCCAGGTCGAAGTGGACGCCGTCGAAGCGG
Coding sequences:
- a CDS encoding succinate dehydrogenase/fumarate reductase iron-sulfur subunit, yielding MSTYDASFRVWRGDSDGGGLTDFTVEVNDGEVVLDIIHRLQATQAPDLAVRWNCKAGKCGSCSAEINGRPRLMCMTRMSVFARQETITVTPLRAFPVVRDLVTDVSFNYTKAREVPAFVPPKGVAPGEYRMQQIDVERSQEFRKCIECFLCQDTCHVVRDHEENKAAFAGPRFLMRVAELDMHPLDAAAEVNLDRKKTAQDEHGLGYCNITKCCTEVCPEHIKITDNALIPLKERAVDRKYDPLVWLGDRIRRRET
- a CDS encoding glycosyl hydrolase family 18 protein; translation: MRTWWGGRGGRWTRRTLFAAALVVVVTVATAGVALRAQYAGVPGDDTRTRGQDAYWLGHAWVDGRKSDKDLDAFAAKLRGSGIRDLFVHTGPLDHDGTLPAARYPKARWLVDGVHRRLPNVRVQAWLGDRLASEQPVGLRLKDTATRSAVVTSARQVLDTARFDGVHFDLEPLPSGDRDYLALLDSLHALTQPRGALLSVAAHQIDPLPALHSAADSLTGHGKWWSQAYFGQVARRVDQIAVMSYDTAMPVQSLYGGYVARQTALALQVTPKQTDLLMGLPFYEDESMSHHGSAETVEAAVRGARLGLARTDRHRQNFGVALYVDFAERDQDWAAYRRGWS
- a CDS encoding fumarate reductase/succinate dehydrogenase flavoprotein subunit; the encoded protein is MTQLERQQWDVVVVGAGGAGLRAAIEARERGARTAVICKSLFGKAHTVMAEGGIAASMGNVNSGDNWQVHFRDTMRGGKFLNQWRMAELHAREAPDRVWELETWGALFDRTADGRISQRNFGGHEYPRLAHVGDRTGLELIRTLQQKIVSLQQEDKREFGDYEARLKVFQECTVTRVLKDAEGQVSGTFCYERESGRFFVLEAPAVVLSTGGIGKSFKVTSNSWEYTGDGHALALLAGAPLLNMEFVQFHPTGMVWPPSVKGILVTESVRGDGGVLRNSEGKRFMFDYVPDVFKEKYAESEEEGDRWYEDPDNNRRPPELLPRDEVARAINSEVKAGRGSPHGGVFLDVSTRMPAEVIRRRLPSMYHQFKELADVDITAEAMEVGPTCHYVMGGIAVDSDSAAARGVPGLFAAGEVAGGMHGSNRLGGNSLSDLLVFGRRAGLHAARYTASLAARPAVDEIQIDTAAAEALRPFSAEAPEDGSPVENPYTLHQELQQTMNDLVGIIRREGEMHEALRKLAELRARARRAGVEGHRQFNPGWHLALDLRNMLLVSECVARAALERTESRGGHTREDWPAMDRAWRRVNLLCQLADPTEGLAPTEAVRGQIRLAREETHPIRADLLSLFEKEELVKYLAEEELYE